In Alphaproteobacteria bacterium, one DNA window encodes the following:
- the pdhA gene encoding pyruvate dehydrogenase (acetyl-transferring) E1 component subunit alpha: MPAASRRPILVSPKASKRDAGAQISAQEGQRLWRDMVLIRRFEEKAGQLYGMGMIGGFCHLYIGQEAVVVGMQSVQAPQDSVITSYRDHGHMLAAGMESNGVMAELTGRIGGYSKGKGGSMHMFSAEKRFYGGHGIVAAQVPIGAGLAFAHKYKKDGGVCVSYFGDGAANQGQVYETFNMAALWKLPIVFVLENNRYGMGTSTQRASAGDLHRRGDAYGIPGHQVDGMDVLAVRKAAASALEHARSGQGPVLLEMQTYRYRGHSMSDPGKYRSREEVEKIRDEQDPIERLRAWLQAHHNVTDETFKTIEAGIKDEVAEAAHFAQTSPEPDERELYTDVLA; the protein is encoded by the coding sequence ATGCCAGCCGCCAGCAGACGGCCGATCCTTGTGTCCCCTAAGGCGTCCAAACGCGACGCCGGGGCGCAGATTTCCGCCCAGGAAGGTCAGCGCCTGTGGCGCGACATGGTGTTGATCCGCCGTTTCGAGGAAAAAGCCGGCCAGTTATACGGCATGGGGATGATCGGCGGTTTTTGCCATTTGTACATCGGTCAAGAGGCGGTGGTGGTGGGGATGCAATCCGTCCAAGCCCCGCAAGACAGCGTGATCACCTCGTACCGCGACCACGGCCATATGCTGGCCGCCGGGATGGAATCGAACGGCGTGATGGCCGAACTGACCGGACGCATCGGCGGCTATTCCAAGGGCAAGGGCGGCTCGATGCACATGTTCAGCGCCGAAAAGAGGTTCTACGGCGGACATGGCATCGTCGCGGCCCAGGTGCCCATCGGCGCGGGATTGGCCTTCGCCCATAAATACAAAAAAGACGGCGGCGTATGCGTCAGCTATTTTGGCGACGGCGCGGCCAATCAGGGGCAGGTATACGAGACGTTCAACATGGCGGCTTTGTGGAAACTGCCCATCGTCTTTGTCCTTGAAAACAACCGCTATGGCATGGGCACCAGCACGCAGCGCGCATCGGCGGGCGATTTGCATCGGCGCGGCGACGCCTATGGCATTCCGGGGCATCAGGTGGACGGCATGGACGTGTTGGCGGTGCGCAAGGCCGCGGCCAGCGCGTTGGAGCACGCGCGTTCAGGTCAAGGACCGGTGTTGCTGGAAATGCAAACCTATCGCTATCGCGGCCATTCGATGTCGGACCCGGGCAAGTATCGCAGCCGCGAGGAAGTCGAAAAAATCCGCGACGAACAGGATCCGATCGAACGCCTGCGCGCTTGGCTTCAGGCGCATCACAACGTGACGGACGAGACGTTCAAGACCATCGAGGCCGGGATTAAGGACGAGGTGGCCGAGGCGGCCCATTTCGCCCAGACCAGCCCCGAGCCGGATGAGCGCGAATTGTACACGGATGTCCTGGCCTGA
- a CDS encoding pyruvate dehydrogenase complex E1 component subunit beta, protein MSMLAATALQTSPVVPVIPALNAGLDEARFPTSCGRAELVVSAVPAPATVAGVRNQSVRDALRDAMAEEMRRDPTVFLMGEEVAEYQGAYKVSQGLLQEFGAERVIDTPITEIGFAGLGVGAAFGGLRPIVEFMTMNFAMQAIDHVINSAAKTRYMSGGQMGCPIVFRGPNGAAARVGAQHSQDFASWYAQVPGLIVLAPWNAADAKGLLKAAIRDPNPVVFLENELVYGQNFDLPTDEDFVLPIGKAHIEREGKDVTIVAYSIMVGKALEAAQALAAEGIEAEVINLRSLRPLDTATVIESVKKTNRLVTAEEGWATAGIGAEIAARLMEEAFDWLDAPVARVAAKDVPLPYAANLERLAIPQAQDIAAAAKKVCYR, encoded by the coding sequence ATGAGCATGCTCGCCGCAACCGCCCTACAGACCTCTCCGGTCGTCCCCGTCATCCCCGCTTTGAATGCGGGGTTGGACGAAGCGCGTTTCCCCACGTCTTGCGGCCGGGCCGAGCTGGTCGTCAGCGCCGTTCCGGCTCCGGCGACGGTCGCGGGCGTGCGGAACCAATCGGTGCGCGACGCTTTGCGCGACGCGATGGCCGAAGAAATGCGCCGCGATCCCACGGTGTTCCTGATGGGCGAGGAAGTCGCCGAATATCAAGGCGCGTATAAAGTCAGCCAAGGCCTGTTGCAAGAATTTGGGGCCGAGCGCGTCATCGACACGCCCATCACCGAGATCGGCTTTGCTGGTCTGGGCGTGGGCGCGGCTTTTGGCGGATTGCGGCCCATCGTGGAATTCATGACTATGAATTTCGCCATGCAGGCCATCGACCACGTCATCAATTCGGCGGCCAAGACGCGCTATATGTCGGGCGGACAAATGGGCTGCCCCATCGTCTTTCGCGGTCCCAACGGCGCGGCGGCGCGCGTGGGCGCGCAGCATTCGCAAGACTTCGCGTCATGGTACGCGCAGGTTCCAGGTTTGATCGTGCTGGCGCCGTGGAATGCGGCGGATGCCAAGGGCTTGCTCAAGGCCGCGATCCGCGACCCCAATCCGGTGGTGTTCCTTGAAAACGAGTTGGTCTATGGCCAGAATTTCGATCTGCCTACGGACGAGGATTTCGTGTTGCCCATCGGCAAGGCCCATATCGAGCGCGAGGGGAAGGACGTGACCATCGTCGCCTATTCCATCATGGTCGGCAAAGCCTTGGAGGCGGCGCAGGCCCTGGCGGCGGAAGGCATCGAGGCCGAGGTCATCAATTTGCGCAGTCTGCGCCCGTTGGACACGGCGACTGTCATCGAAAGCGTCAAAAAGACCAATCGTTTGGTCACGGCGGAAGAAGGCTGGGCCACGGCCGGCATCGGCGCGGAAATCGCCGCAAGGCTGATGGAAGAGGCCTTCGATTGGCTGGACGCGCCGGTCGCGCGTGTTGCGGCCAAGGACGTGCCCTTGCCCTATGCCGCCAATCTGGAACGACTGGCCATCCCTCAGGCCCAGGATATCGCGGCGGCGGCCAAAAAGGTATGCTACCGCTGA
- a CDS encoding pentapeptide repeat-containing protein — MTLEFKNPRKALGYGILALMAFSLNLISPVQAQTVVTPDRIEAPGVLITNDRIEAPGVLITKDGIRTPNMVVTPNGIETKGSATGPVPETANSAPNPSVSRTAQPMGKEPLSYPPQSVSQQLSPVNVGSYTNSELSGMNFSGQYLVEASFVNATLDGASFVGSNLSRARFTNADLRGADLRGARLVGAVLSNANLSQALLAGADLTGADLTNADLSGADLRQAILVNARLNNVNLKGALLEGSNRQSWRSEDTKVVADSTTIVTALTRPPVAGAPARIDLSVNFDFNSDRLNVDSRRQVAEMAKALLDPKLASMKILIEGHTDDVGSDAYNLGLSKRRAHSVLYELARAYGVDPERLSVDGKGESEPVASNASEYGRAMNRRVSLVVLGSVR; from the coding sequence ATGACTCTGGAATTCAAAAACCCGCGCAAAGCTTTGGGGTACGGGATATTGGCCTTGATGGCGTTCTCGCTGAATCTGATTTCCCCGGTCCAGGCACAAACGGTGGTGACTCCTGACCGAATCGAAGCTCCCGGCGTTCTCATCACTAATGACCGCATCGAAGCTCCCGGTGTGCTCATCACCAAAGATGGAATACGAACGCCAAATATGGTGGTTACACCCAACGGAATTGAGACGAAAGGGTCGGCAACCGGGCCAGTGCCCGAGACGGCAAATTCTGCGCCCAATCCATCGGTGTCCCGCACGGCTCAGCCCATGGGGAAAGAGCCGCTCTCCTATCCCCCGCAGTCAGTGTCCCAACAACTTTCTCCCGTTAACGTGGGAAGCTACACGAATTCAGAATTATCGGGCATGAACTTCAGCGGCCAGTATTTGGTGGAAGCGAGTTTCGTTAATGCCACGCTCGACGGCGCGTCATTCGTAGGCAGCAATCTGAGCCGCGCACGCTTTACCAATGCCGATTTGCGTGGTGCGGATTTGCGCGGGGCCCGGCTTGTCGGCGCGGTTTTAAGCAATGCGAATCTGAGCCAGGCCTTGCTTGCGGGCGCGGATTTGACGGGCGCTGATCTTACAAATGCCGACTTGTCTGGTGCCGATCTGCGTCAGGCTATTTTGGTCAATGCGCGGCTGAACAATGTGAACTTGAAAGGCGCGCTGTTGGAAGGATCCAACCGCCAATCCTGGCGCTCCGAAGACACGAAGGTCGTGGCGGATTCGACGACCATCGTTACCGCTTTGACGCGCCCACCGGTGGCTGGGGCTCCGGCACGGATTGACCTAAGCGTCAATTTCGACTTCAACTCGGACCGTCTCAACGTCGATTCAAGGCGTCAGGTGGCTGAAATGGCCAAGGCTTTACTGGATCCGAAATTGGCTTCGATGAAAATTTTGATTGAAGGCCACACCGACGATGTGGGGAGCGACGCTTATAATCTGGGTCTTTCAAAACGCCGTGCACATAGCGTGTTGTATGAATTGGCGCGGGCCTATGGAGTTGACCCAGAGCGTCTAAGCGTTGATGGTAAGGGTGAATCGGAACCTGTGGCCTCGAACGCCAGCGAATATGGCCGAGCCATGAACCGACGTGTGTCTTTGGTCGTTCTGGGGTCTGTCCGTTAA
- a CDS encoding pyruvate dehydrogenase complex dihydrolipoamide acetyltransferase, whose protein sequence is MPISVLMPKLSPTMAGADLARWHKKEGDPVKPGELIAEIETDKTTMEVEAVEGGRMGRILVEAGTPKVPINTVIAVILEEGEADLPAGWSPEEAPANVSFAGPAPDLAKPLPPMAGVAGPAPKAVAEDSRIMISPLAKRMAEQGGIDPSRVAGTGPHGRIVKSDIELALASGGHSAPAIRATAASAPTPEGGFIAIPNNGMRKVIARRLCESKQTVPHFYLTMSCRLDALLELRPKITAASGEKVSVNDAIIRAVALALVQVPAANASWTEEFVMQYKDADIAVAVATPGGLITPIIKAAQTKSLVQISREMKDLGLRARAGKLRPDEYQGGGFSISNLGMFGVEEFAAIINPPQACILAVGQGVRQPVVNEDGSIGAATIMKCTLSVDHRVVDGAVGAELLGAFKALIEDPLRLLI, encoded by the coding sequence ATGCCCATCTCCGTCTTGATGCCCAAATTGTCGCCCACGATGGCCGGGGCCGATCTGGCCCGTTGGCATAAGAAAGAGGGCGATCCCGTCAAGCCGGGCGAGTTGATCGCCGAGATCGAGACCGACAAGACGACCATGGAGGTCGAGGCGGTCGAAGGCGGACGCATGGGGCGGATTCTGGTGGAGGCGGGCACGCCCAAAGTCCCCATCAACACCGTCATCGCGGTCATTCTGGAAGAAGGCGAGGCCGATCTACCCGCCGGCTGGTCGCCCGAAGAGGCCCCGGCCAATGTGTCCTTTGCCGGCCCTGCGCCCGATTTGGCCAAACCCTTGCCCCCCATGGCGGGTGTCGCGGGTCCCGCACCCAAGGCTGTGGCCGAGGACTCGCGCATCATGATCAGCCCTCTGGCCAAGCGTATGGCCGAACAAGGAGGGATCGATCCGTCGCGCGTGGCCGGAACAGGGCCGCATGGCCGAATCGTAAAAAGCGATATCGAACTCGCCTTGGCCTCGGGCGGCCATTCGGCCCCGGCCATTCGGGCGACGGCGGCTTCCGCCCCAACGCCGGAGGGCGGATTTATCGCCATTCCCAATAACGGCATGCGCAAGGTGATCGCACGGCGTTTATGCGAATCCAAGCAGACGGTGCCGCATTTCTATCTGACCATGTCCTGCCGTTTGGACGCTTTGTTGGAATTGCGGCCCAAGATCACGGCCGCCTCGGGCGAAAAGGTATCGGTGAACGACGCCATCATCCGCGCCGTCGCCTTGGCCTTGGTTCAGGTCCCCGCCGCCAACGCCTCTTGGACCGAAGAATTCGTGATGCAATACAAGGACGCCGATATCGCGGTGGCGGTGGCCACGCCCGGCGGCCTCATCACCCCCATCATCAAAGCGGCGCAAACCAAATCCTTGGTACAAATCTCGCGCGAGATGAAAGACCTGGGGCTTCGCGCGCGCGCGGGTAAGCTGCGCCCCGATGAATATCAAGGCGGCGGCTTTTCCATCTCGAATCTGGGCATGTTCGGGGTCGAGGAATTCGCGGCCATCATCAACCCGCCCCAGGCCTGCATCTTGGCCGTGGGCCAGGGCGTGCGCCAGCCGGTGGTGAACGAGGATGGCAGCATCGGCGCGGCCACGATCATGAAATGCACATTATCGGTCGATCATCGCGTGGTTGATGGGGCCGTGGGGGCTGAGCTGCTCGGCGCGTTCAAGGCGTTGATCGAGGATCCCTTGCGCCTGCTGATCTGA
- the lpdA gene encoding dihydrolipoyl dehydrogenase, translating into MLSESYDLVVIGGGPGGYVAAIRAAQLGLKTALIEREHLGGVCLNWGCIPTKALLRTSEIWTSLQHLEEFGLSVTKPSFDLGKIVARSRKIAEQLSGGIRHLLKKNKVTVIEGTARLSGPGNVKIEGKSAQEIAAKHIILATGARARALPGMEPDGKLLWTAREAMTPDILPSRLLVIGSGAIGIEFASFYRALGCAVTVAEAVDRILPAEDEEISALARKAFEKQGMTIHTSAKIHKLDKGKNEVAATIEVGGKTSTATYDRVILAVGIVGNVENLGLEGTKVKVEKTHIVTDGFGATGQPGVYAIGDVAGAPWLAHKASHEGIICVEKIAGVKDVHPLDSSSIPGCTYSHPQIASIGLSEAKAKATGREIKVGRFPLIGNGKAIALGESEGLVKTIFDAKTGEFLGAHLIGPEVTEMVQGLAIARTLEATEAELMHTVFPHPTVSEAIHESVLSAWGRAIHF; encoded by the coding sequence ATCTTGAGCGAATCTTATGATCTGGTGGTCATTGGCGGCGGACCTGGCGGCTATGTCGCGGCTATTCGCGCGGCACAATTGGGCCTGAAAACGGCTCTGATCGAGCGCGAGCATCTGGGCGGCGTGTGCCTGAACTGGGGCTGCATCCCGACCAAGGCCTTGCTGCGCACCAGCGAGATATGGACCAGTTTGCAGCATCTGGAAGAATTCGGCCTGTCGGTGACCAAGCCGTCCTTTGACCTTGGCAAGATCGTCGCCCGTTCGCGCAAGATCGCCGAGCAATTATCCGGCGGCATTCGCCATCTGCTGAAAAAGAACAAAGTGACGGTGATCGAGGGAACGGCGCGTTTATCCGGCCCCGGCAATGTGAAGATCGAGGGCAAATCCGCGCAAGAGATCGCCGCCAAGCATATCATCCTGGCCACCGGCGCAAGGGCGCGGGCTTTGCCGGGGATGGAGCCGGACGGCAAGCTGCTATGGACCGCGCGCGAGGCCATGACGCCCGATATTCTGCCCAGCCGCCTGTTGGTGATCGGCTCGGGAGCCATCGGCATCGAATTCGCCAGCTTCTATCGCGCTTTGGGGTGCGCCGTGACGGTGGCCGAGGCGGTGGATCGCATCTTGCCCGCCGAGGACGAGGAAATCTCGGCCCTGGCGCGCAAGGCGTTCGAAAAGCAGGGCATGACGATTCACACATCGGCCAAAATCCACAAACTGGACAAAGGCAAGAACGAGGTCGCCGCCACGATCGAAGTGGGCGGAAAGACAAGCACGGCGACCTATGACCGGGTGATCTTGGCGGTGGGGATTGTCGGCAATGTCGAGAATCTGGGCCTGGAAGGCACCAAGGTGAAGGTGGAAAAGACGCATATCGTCACCGATGGATTCGGCGCGACGGGCCAGCCGGGCGTCTATGCCATTGGGGACGTGGCCGGCGCGCCATGGCTGGCGCATAAGGCCAGCCATGAAGGCATCATATGCGTGGAAAAGATCGCCGGGGTTAAGGACGTGCATCCGCTGGATTCGTCCTCGATTCCAGGCTGCACCTATAGCCATCCGCAAATCGCCAGCATCGGTCTGTCCGAGGCCAAGGCCAAGGCGACAGGGCGCGAGATCAAAGTGGGCCGCTTCCCCTTGATCGGCAACGGCAAGGCCATCGCGCTGGGCGAATCCGAAGGCTTGGTCAAGACGATCTTCGATGCCAAGACCGGTGAATTTCTGGGGGCGCATTTGATCGGGCCGGAAGTGACCGAAATGGTCCAAGGCCTGGCCATCGCCCGCACGCTGGAAGCTACCGAAGCCGAATTGATGCACACGGTATTCCCGCATCCCACGGTCAGCGAAGCGATCCACGAATCCGTTCTATCGGCCTGGGGTCGCGCGATTCATTTCTAA